DNA sequence from the Amycolatopsis sp. Hca4 genome:
GAGGTCTACATCGATCTGTCCTTCTTCGACGAGCTGAAGACCCGCTTCGGCGCCCAGGGCGGGCTCTTCACCGAGGCGTACGTGCTGGCCCACGAGTACGGCCACCACGTGCAGAACCTGCTCGGCACGTCCCGCAAGGGCACCGGCACCGGCCCGACGTCCGGTTCGGTGCGCCTGGAGCTGCAGGCCGACTGCTACGCCGGCGTCTGGGCCAACCACGCCTCGACGACGCCGACCGAGAGCGGCAAGCCGCTGATCACCGACGTCACCCAGGACGACATCAACTCCGCATTGGACACCGCGTCCCGCATCGGCGACGACTACATCCAGGAGAACCTCGGCGGCGGCCAGGTCGACCGCTCGAAGTTCACCCACGGCACGTCCGCGCAGCGCAAGAAGTGGTTCACCACCGGCTTCCAGACCGGCGAGCCCGCCCGCTGCGACACCTTCGGCACCAACAACCTGGGCTAGGCAAGCACGACGAAGGGGCCGCCCCGCTCGCCGGGACGGCCCCTTCGGTCTGTCGTCAGGCAGTCAGTGCGTGCGGGTCACCCGCGACGGCGCGGGCGGAGAAGTTCCGCTGCGCCTTGCGCTCGACGGCCTTCTGCTTGGCCGCCTTGGCCTTGCCCGGCTGGACGCCGTTGATGCTCTCCGTGCTCGTCGCGTAGACGCCGAGGGCCCATGCGACGCCGTCGGCGTTGCGGTCCAGCGCGACCCGGTCGATGTTGCCCAGGTTGTCGCAGGCCTGGTGGTAGCACGGGTCGAACGCGATGCCGGCCGTGCCGCCCCACTTCGCCGCCTGCGCCGGGGTCTTCAGCACCTCGGCACCGGTGTCGAGCCCGCCCGCCGGGATGCCGACGGCGATGAACTCGCCGTAGTCCGACCGCCCGGTGAAGTCGGTGCCCTCGACGGACACCCCGCGCGCGGTCTTCATGAAGTCGACGAAGGTCTTCTCGATCTGCGCCGAGCCGTACGGGCCGGCGCCCGCGCCGACGCCGTCGGAGTTGTCGCCGTCGTAGGCGAAGTAGCCGGCGTTCGGCGAGCCGATCATGTCGAAGTTCAGGTACAGCGCGATGTCGAGCTGCTGCTCGAAGGTCAGCTGGTCGACGTAGTAGGTCGAGCCGATCAGGCCGAACTCCTCCGCGCTCCAGAAGCCGAAGCGGACGCCGTTGTTGACCTTCGGGCTGCTCCCCAGCTGCAGCGCCGTCTCGAGCAGGGTCGCCGAGCCGGAGCCGTTGTCGTTGATGCCCGGGCCCGCCGGGACGCTGTCGAGGTGCGACCCCAGCATCACGACGTTGTCCTTGCGGCCGGTCTTGGTCTCGGCGATGACGTTGTAGCTGGTCCGCGCCTCCTGGAAGGCCCGCAGCTCCAGGGTCACGTTCTGCCCGCCGAGCGTGGCCAGCTGCGCCCCCGCGGCCGCCGTCACGCCCCCGGTCGGGATCGCCGCGTTCTCCGGGCCCCCGAGCGTCCCGTTGAGCGCGCCGTCGGTGTTGTTGTAGACGATGGCGCCGACCGCCCCCGCGGCCGCGGCCGTCTGCTGCTTCTGCGCGAACGAGCAGCCGCCGCGCTTGATCAGCGCGATCTTGCCCGCGACGTCCGCGGTGTAGTCGGTGGCCTCGCAGCCACTGGTGTCGTCCACGGCGACCACGGCGAGCGGCGCGGTGATGCCGCCGACCGGCGTCGACTTCGTGTACTCCATGGCGATGACCGGGACGCTCTGGCCACCCGCGGTCAGCTTCTCGGCCAGGGTCTCGGAGTAGGTGAAGGGGAACTCCTGGCGGGTGACCTGGAAGCCGGCCGCCTCGAGCTTGGTGGCGATGTACTCGGCCGACTTCTTGTGGCCGTCGGTGCTCGCCGCCCGGGTCCCGCCGTTCGTGTCGGCGATCCGCTGGAGGGCGATCAGGTGCCGGTTGACGCCGTTGACGTCGATCTTCTTGACGAGCTGCTTCGCCAGGGCAGGACCGTCGGGGAGGGTGTCCGCGGCGGCGGCCGGGGTCAGGCCGAGCACCAGCGTGGCCCCGGCGGCCAGCGCCACCGGTGGGAGGAACTTCGATCTGAAGAGTGACATGGTTGCTCACCTTTGTTCCCTATGCGAAGTCCGTCAATGCGCCTTTCGGCGGGACATTTCCCGGCGGTATACGGTCGACGCATGTACGCGATCACCATCCGTGAACCAGGTGACCCGGACGTTCTCGAGTGGGCGGAGGTCGCGGATCCGCGGCCCGGCCCCGGCGAGGTGCTGCTGGAGGTCGCGGCGAGCGCGGTGAACCGCGCGGACCTGCTGCAACGCCAGGGCCACTACCCGCCGCCACCCGGAGCGAGCGAAACCCTCGGCCTCGAATGCTCCGGCACGATCGCCGAACTCGGCGAAGGCGTCGAAGGCTGGGCGGTCGGCGACGAGGTCTGCGCGCTGCTCTCCGGCGGCGGCTACGCGGAGAAGGCCGTCGTGCCCGCCGGGCAGCTGCTGCCGGTGCCGGGCGAGGTCGACCTGCTCACCGCGGCCGCGCTGCCCGAGGTGGCCTGCACGGTGTGGGCGAACGTCGTGATGCACGCCAACCTCACCGAGGGCGAGGTGCTGCTGGTCCACGGCGGCGCCGGCGGCATCGGCACGCACGCCATCCAGGTCGGCAAGGCGCTCGGCGCCACCGTCGCCGTCACCGCGGGCTCGCCGGACCGGCTCGAAAGCTGCCGCCAGCTCGGCGCCGACATCACCATCAACTACAAGACGGCCGACTTCGTCGAGGTGCTCCGCGAGGAGACCGGCGGCGCGGACGTCATCCTCGACAACATGGGCGCGTCCTACCTGGGCCGCAACGTCGACGCGCTGAAGCAGGACGGCCGCCTGGTGATCATCGGCATGCAGGGCGGGGTCAAGGGCGAGCTGAACGTCGGCGCGCTGCTCGGCAAGCGCGCATCGGTGTTCGCCGCGGGCCTGCGCTTCCGCCCGCTGGACCAGAAGGCGGCGATCGTGGCCGACGTCCGCGAGCGGCTGTGGCCGCTGGTCGCCGAGGGTCTGGTCAAGCCGATCGTCGGCCAGGTGGTGCCGATGGCCGAGGCCTCGACCGCGCACCGCGTCCTCGAAGAAGGCAGCGTCTTCGGCAAGGTCCTGCTGGCAGCGAAGTCTTAGCGCAGCTCGTCGAGGACGCGCACGAGCTGGTTGATCTCGAAGACGTTGGAGTAGTGGGCGAGCCCGATCCGCACGGCGCCGCCCACTTCTCCGACGCCGAGTGAGGCGAAGACGCCGCTCGTGCCGTCGTCGGCGAAGGCGCACAATCCCTGCGTCGCCAGGTACTCGGCGACTTCGGGCGCCTTCTTGCCGGCGACGGCGAAGGCGAGCGCGGGGATGCGGCGCATGGCGTTGCCGATGACCATGATGTGCCGCAGCGACAGCAGTTCCGTGGACAGCTGCGCGAGCAGCCCGGCGTGGTAGGACTTCGCCGAGCCGAGCGAAGTGACCAGCCGCTCGCGGCGCGAGCCGGTGGCGGCGTCGTCGAGGCCGGACAGGTAGTCGATCGAGGCGATCAGCCCGGCCAGCAGCGGGTAGGCGTGCGGGCCGAGCTCCAGCCGGGCGGCGCCGCGGGCCATCGGGTCGAGCGAGGCCGACGGGATGCGTTCGATCAGCTCCGGGTCGCGGAAGACCAGCGCGCCCACCGACGGGCCGCCCCACGCCTGCGCGGAGACGACCATGACGTCGGCGCCGAGCGCGTTGATGTCGAGCGGCAGGAAGGGCGCGGCGTAGGTCGCGTCGACGACGACGAGCGCGCCGACCCGCTTGGCGAACTCGATGATGGTCGGCACGTCCGGCCGGGTGCCGACGGAACCGGACGCGAGCGTGACGGCGACGGCCTTGGTGCGCGCGGACACGAGCTGCTCGTACTGCCACGCGGGCAGCTCGCAGGTCTCGATGTCGATTTCGCCCCACCGCACGACCGCGCCCACGCGCTTCGCGGCCCGCTGCCACGGCGCGAGGTTGGCCTGCTCGTCGAGCCGGGACACGACGACTTCGTCGCCGATGGTCCACCGCTCGGCGAGCGCGTCGACGAGCCGGCGCAGCATGACGGGCGCACTCGGCCCGAGCACGACGGCAGCCGGGTCGGCCCCGACCAGGTCGGCCACGGCCCGGCGGGCCGCGGTCACGATGCTTTCCGCGCGTTGTGAGGCCGGAAACGCTCCGCCCGGCCCGGACACCGGGGCTCGCATCGCCGTGGAAACGGCCGAAGCGACCTGTTCCGGGACCAGCATTCCGGCGGCGCCGTCGAAGTGAATCCAGCCGTCACCCAGCGCGGGAAAGAGCCCACGGATACGAGCGACGTCGAACGCCATGGGGACACCGTACGGACGTGCGGTTTCGCCGTGCGTCCGGGGTTGGGTGGAGAGCCACCGGGAACCCCGTTTACGGCTACGCTCGGAGACGGACACCCCCTGGGTGTCGCGGAGCGTGTCGAAGGCAAGCCAGGATGGAGCACATGACCGAGCCGAACTTCACAGCGGGTGACCCGGGCCAGGAATCTTCACCCCACGTGGTGGTCGTCGGACCGGACGGCACCCCGGTGGGCACCACCCCCGCGGACGCCGACCACCCGGAGTCGGTGGGCGACCTCGTCGAGGAGCCGGCGAAGGTGATGCGCATCGGAACGATGATCAAGCAGCTCCTGGAGGAGGTCAGGGCGGCCCCGCTCGACGACGCGTCCCGCACGCGGGTCCGCGAGATCCACCAGACGTCGATCCGCGAGCTGGAAAAGGCACTGGCGCCGGAGCTGCAGGACGAGCTGGAGAGGCTGGTCCGCCCGTTCACGAACGATTCGACGCCGTCCGACGCGGAGCTCCGGATCGCCCAGGCCCAGCTGGTGGGCTGGCTGGAGGGGCTGTTCAGCGGTATCCAGACGGCACTGTTTGCCCAGCAGATGGCGGCCCGGGTCCAGCTGGAGCAGATGCGCCGCGGCCTCCCGGCAGGCCCTTCGGGGGCGGCTGGGCTCGGTCACGGCCATGAGCACGGGCCGGGGATCTCGGGGACCGGGCAGTACCTCTGAGGGTGGTTGTCCACAGACCGGAGGGCCTGTGGACAACCTCTGTGGACAACTCGCTTTCGGCGAGGTTTGTCCGGGGGCGGCGATAGACTGGACTTGGGCACGCCCCCCAGGGAAGGGCGGGGGAGTCTGCGGGGGCCGTCCTGGGCGGGATGCAAAGCCGGGTCGCCGTCAGCGGTGCCGGGAACGGGCCCTGGGGTGCCCTCCAACCGCGCTTAACGGCCACCGCACACACACGACGGGCCCGAAAGCCAGGCTCAGCCGGCCACCTGGCGCCGTGCCGCCAAGTCCTCCTCCAAGCGCGCCAGCCGCTCTTCGTACTTCGACACCGCAGCCAGGCGAGCTCGGATCCGGGCGTGCTCGGCGCGGACCTCTTCGACCTCGTCCGGGGCGTACTCGAGCCGCTCGGCGAGGCGGGCCACCGAGCCCGGCCGTTCGAACGCGGCGATGCGGGCCTCCAGGGCGGCCAGGTGCGGGGCCAGCCGGCGCTGCTCGTCGTAGAGCCACTTCACGTGGCCGTCGAGTTCTTTCGTGGCCTGCTCGACGTCACGGCGCAGGTCGGCGATGTGCGTGTGCAGCCGGTCGAGTTCGGGCTGGATCCGGTCGGTGGCGATCTGCTCGATGCGCGGCCGCAGCCGTGCCATCACCGGTCGCCAGGCCAGGCCGGCGAGCGCCTTGGCCCGGGGAACCACCACTCCGCGAATGTCACTCACTGTATGATCTCGATCCTTCCGGAGTCACGCCAAGTGCTCAGCAGCTTCGATTCCGCGTGCAGCCGGTGCTCCGCCGTCACCCCGACCTTGCTGCCCCAGGCGTGCTCGAAATCGGTCTGGTCCGGCCGCTCGATGATCGACACCCCGGTGAGGCGCACCAGCGCCTCCGGGAAGAGCTGACGGCACAGGTACGTCACCAGGGTGCCGGTCGTGGCCCAGACGTGCTCATCGGCCGAAAGCCCCAGCAGTTTCGACAGCGGCAGCACGAACTGCCGGTTCGAAATCGGCACGAACCCGAGGTCGGCGGGCCACCAGTCGGGCAGGGTCTCGGGTTCCCAGAACAGGCGGCCCGGCTCGGCGAGCAGGTAGAGGCGGGACGTGTAATCGGCGAACGTGTACGGCGAGACCATGACCCCGCGGTGGATCACGACGACGTCGGTGCGGCGGCCGTATGCCGGCTCTGCGTCCGGCTCGTCCAGCGCGAACGTCGTCATGCGGAAGACCAGGTCGCTGCCGTCGATCAGCGCGGCACGCTCGGCGCTGGGCGCCATCGGCGCGTTCCCGACCACCGCGATCGACTCGACCCGCTGACCGCGGGCGTAGGCGGTGAGGAGGTCGCGGAGCATGCTACCGGTGTCGCCTTCGTCGAGTTGCCCTGACGCTTCGCCCACGAGCTGAGTTCGACTCATCGCTCCCCCAAGGCATCGGTGTCCGGGGCCGCCGACGAGGGGCAGCCGAGCAGACGGACAATAGCCGACAGACCACTGTCGTGACCCGGAAGGGGTGTCTGTGACCGCGCTGGCCGTCGTCCCGGCGAGGGGTGGCTCGATCGGGCTGCCGGGCAAGAACCTGGCGCTCTTCCGGGGCCGTCCGCTGGTCGCTCACACCGTGTACACGGCCCTGTCGGCCGGGATCGCCGACGTCGTCGTCACCACCGACGACGCTGACATCGCCGCCGCTGCCCAGGCCGAAGGGGCCCGGACCGTCGCGCGGCCCGCGCACCTCGCCGAGGCGACCAGCCGAACGCTGCCCGCGGTCACGCACGCGATCGACACGCTCGGTGTCCCCGACTCGACGCTCGTCCTGCTGCTGCAGCCCACTTCGCCGCTGCGGACGGCCGAAGACATCGCCGAGTGCCTCGATATCCACGCGGACCGGCCCACCGGCTCGGTCGTGCAGATGTGCCGGTCGGCCGACCACCACCCGCTGAAAGTCTGCCTGGAGACGCCGGACGGCGGGATCGCCCCGGTGCGGGACTGGGCCGACCTCGAAGCACCCCGGCAGACGCTGCCCGTCGTGCTGCGGCCGACCGGTGGCATCTACCTCGTCCGAGCCGGCGACCTCCGGCGGCACGAGCGCTTCTTCATCCCCGAGGTGCGGCCCCAGTTCGTGCCGGTCGAGCGGGCGATCGACATCGACTCCGCCGCCGACCTCCTGCTGGCCGAGCAGCACACGGCCGGCTAGCGGTCCACGAACGCCTTGTAGAGCGAAGGCCGCCAGATCTCCTCGCCCTCGAGCAGGTCGATGATCCGGCGGTGCGCGCCCGGCTCGCCGAACTCGGTGTGCGGCTCGCACCGGCCCATCGCGCGGGCCTTCCCGATCCCGGCCGCGACGGCTTCCGCGGTCGGTTCGACCGACAGCACGCTGGGTGCCATGGCCCGGTTGCGCTGCCGGGTGCCGACGGTCACCGACGGGGTGCCCAGCACGGGCGCCTCCCGCACGCCGGCGCTCGAGTTGCCCAGCACGACGGCCGCGTTCTTCATCAAGGTGATGAAGTATTCGAACCGCATCGACGGCAGGCGGACGAACCGCGGGCCGTCGAGCCGGTCGAGTTCGCTCCGGATCTCGCGGCAGCCTTCGTCGTTGTTCGGGTCGATGACCACCCAGTTGCCCTCGGCGAGCACGGCGTCGACCACGGCCGCCGCGTTGCGCCGGTTCAGGTCGCGCTCGGTCGTCACCGGGTGCAGCGCGAGCAGGCCGTAGTCGGTGAACGGGATCTCGTAGTGGCGCCGGACCTCATCGAGGTCGGGCAGCCGTTCCGACGTCAGGACGTCGACCTCGGGGCTGCCGACGACGAAGATCCGGTCCTCCTCCTCGCCGAGCTGCAGCAGCCGGCGCCGAGCGGTCTCGTTGGCGACCAGGTGCACGTGGGCGTGCTTCGACAGCGAGTGCCGGATCACGTCGTCGATCGTGCCGCTGACCTCGCCGCCCTCGATGTGCACGACCCGCACGTTCGCCAGCGAGCCGACGATCGCGCCGGCGAGGGCCTCCACCCGGTCGCCGTGCACGACGATCGCGTCCGGCTGCTCCTCGTGCACCAGCCGGGCCAGCGCCTGCACGGTGTTGGCCAGCACGAGCGCCATCGGCTCGTCCTCGATCTGGTTCGGGATCAGGTGCAGCCGCTGCAGCCCGGCCAGCTCGATCTCTCGCACGGTGTAGCCGTAGCTGCGCAGCATGTGCATGCCGGTGACGACGATGCGGGCCGACAGCACCGAGCTGTGCTGCACGGCGAGCATGACGTCCCGCAGCTTCCCGAAGTCGGCGCGGGTCCCGGTGAGGAACAGGACCTCACGCCGCCCGGTCTCAGCCAAGGTCCGCCCAGCTCACCTGCGTGTTCGCCGGCAGCGCCCTGGTGACCGCCCGGCCGAGCAGGGTCTCGTAGTCCTTCGCCTTGATCTCGCCGGTGCCCGGCCGCTTGACCCAGATGTTGTCCGTGGTCAGGGTCTCCCCTTCGGCGACGTCCTTGGTGGTGACGACGCAGGCGTACGCGAAGTCGATCGTCGGCTGCTCTTCGGCCAGGATCTGCTTCGACCCGCCGCGGGAGGCGTGGATCAGCCGCGAACCCTCGACCAGCTGCTTGAACTCCGCCGGCGTCGACGAGACCGGGATGTCCGGGCCCGGCCAGCTCATGTCCGAGGTGAAGTGCCGCTCGAGCACCGAAGCACCCAGCGCGACCGCCCCGAGGCACGGGTAGATCGTGGTGGTGTGGTCGGAAAGTCCGAGTTCGGCGTCCGGGAACGCGGCGTGCAACTCCGCGATCGCGCCGAGCCGCACCTGCTCCGGCGGCGTCGGGTACAGCGACGTGCAGTGCAGCAGCGCGAACCCGACCCCCGCGGCCCGCAGGATCTCGACGGCCGGGGTGATGGACGCGATGTCGTTCATCCCGGTGGAGAGGATCACCGGCTTGCCGAACGATGCGACGTGCCGGATCAGTGGGTAGTTGTTGCACTCGCCCGAGCCGATCTTGAAGCCCTCGACCCCGAGCTCGGCCAGCCGGTCCGCGGCCGCGCGGGAGAACGGTGTCGAGAGGAAGACGAGCCCGCGCTCCTCGGCGTGCGCCTTGATCTCGCGCTCGTCCTCGGCGGTGAGCGCGACGCGGTTCATCATGTCCCAGATCGGCTCGTCGGCGTTGCCGGGCACGACGTCGTTCGGGATCATCTCGTCGTCGACCACGTGGGTCTGGATCTTGACGACCTGGACGCCGGCGTCGGCGGCGTCGTCGACCATCTTGTGCGCCTTCTTGGGGTCGCCCTCGTGGTTGATCCCGATCTCGGCGATCACGAGAGGCGGGTGGTCGGCACCGACCGGGTGCTCGCCGAGCATGAACATGGAGACCTCCGGGTCGCTGCGTGGCTGCGGTCCGTCCCCGACCCTATCCCGTTGGCCGCCGGGCCTGGTCCCGGCCGACGCCACTGCCCTATCAAGGGCGCCGCACAACCCATCGGTACCCTCGTCCACGTGCATGCCACCAGCACGGTTCAGGCCGCGAACTCCTCAGTAGCGACACCGGCGCCGCCGGTGTCGGACAGCAAGACGTTCTCGCGGGCCTTCGCCGACATCAAGGCCGGTTTCCGCGCCCGCGAGCTGTGGGGTCACCTCGGCTGGCAGGACATCAAGCAGCGCTATCGGCGCTCGGTGATCGGGCCCTTCTGGATCACCATCAGCCAGGCCGTCATCGCGCTCGGGCTCGGGCTGCTGTACTCGCAGCTGTTCAACTCGCCGATCCAGGTGTTCCTGCCCTACCTGTCCACCGGGTTCATCCTGTGGGGCTTCATCAGCGGCTGCCTGGCCGAGGGCATGGAGACGTTCATCGCGAACGAGGGGCTCATCAAGCAGCTCCCGGCGCCGCTGAGCGTGTACATGCTGCGCACGGTGTGGCGCCAGACGCTGCTGCTGGCCCACAACCTGATCGTCTACGTCGTCGTCCTGGTCATCTTCTTCAGCGCGCTCGACAACCCGTACTCGCTGGGTTCGAAGGACGGGCTGTGCCACGACGGCCTCTTCTGCCACCCGGGCCTCAGCTGGAACATCCTGCTGGCCATCCCCGGCTTCGTGCTGCTCGCGCTCAACGCGGGCTGGGTGACGCTGCTGCTGGGCATCATCTCGACCCGCTTCCGCGACATCCCGCAGGTGATCAACTCGCTGATCCAGCTGCTGTTCTACGGCACGCCGATCGTCTGGCCGGTCGACCAGCTGATGAACGGCGGGACGCGCGAAGGCATCTCCTGGGTGCTGCCGATCATCCAGGCGAACCCGCTGTACCACTTCATGCAGGTGGTCCGGGCACCGCTGATCGGCCAGTCGTTCACGCCGGGAAACTGGATCGTGGTCGGCTGCATCACCGTCGTCGGCTGGGCGCTCGCGCTCGTCGCGATGCGCAATTACCGTGCCCGCGTCTCCTACTGGGTGTGACACATGGTCAGCATTGACGTCCAGAACGCCTACGTCGACTTCCCGATCTTCGACGCGAAGACCCGGTCGATGAAGAAGAAGGTCCTCGGCAAGGTCGGCGGCAAGATCGGCACCGACACCAAGGTGCCGATCATCGAAGCCCTGCACGACGTGACCCTGAACCTCCGCGAGGGCGACCGGGTCGGCCTGGTCGGTCACAACGGCGCGGGCAAGTCCACGCTGCTGCGCCTGCTCGCCGGGATCTACGAGCCGACCCGCGGGTCCTCGCGGATCCACGGCAAGATCGCGCCGGTCTTCGACCTCGGCGTCGGCATGGACCCGGAGATCTCCGGCCAGGAGAACATCATCATCCGCGGACTGTTCCTCGGCATGACCGCCAAGGAGATGGAGAAGCGGGTCGACGACATCGCGGAGTTCACCGAGCTCGGCGACTACCTCCAGATGCCGCTGCGGACGTACTCGACGGGTATGCGCGTGCGGCTGGCGCTGGGCGTCGTCACCTCGATCGACCCCGAGATCCTCATCCTCGACGAGGGCATCGGCGCGGTCGACGCGGCGTTCCTCAACAAGGCGCGCGACCGGCTCAAGGACCTCGTCAAGCGCTCCGGCATCCTCGTGTTCGCCAGCCACTCCGACGAGTTCCTGTTCGAGCTGTGCGACTCCGCCCTGTGGATGGACGAAGGCCACGTGAAGCAACGCGGCTCGCTGCGGGACGTCCTCACGTCGTACAAGGGGCGTGACCCCTTCGAGAACATGAGCCAGGAGACCCTGGACCGCTTCGGCATCGAGCCGGTGGCGACGACGAACGGCGGGGAATGATGGCGAGCGAGATCCGGCAGCTGCCCGACGGCGCGGTCGTCGGCGTGGTCGTCACGCGGCACCGGCGCGAGCTGCTCGCGGACTCGCTCAAGGTCATCGCGACCCAGACCCGGCCGGTCGACCACCTGGTCGTCGTGGACAACGGGCCGGACGACTCCGCGCGCGAGGTCGTCGAGAACTACCCGCTGCCGTACACGTACCTGCCGTCGCACCGGAACCTCGGTGGCGCCGGCGGGTTCGCGCTGGGCATGCTGCACGCGCTGTCGCTGGGCGCGGACTGGATCTGGCTGGCCGACGACGACGGCCGCCCGGCGGACGAGAACGTCCTCGCGATCCTGCTGGAGGAAGCGGAAAAGCGGAACCTGGCGGAGATTTCGCCGGTGGTGTCGAACATCGAGGCGCCGGACCAGCTGGCGTTCCCGCTGCGCCGCGGCCTGACGTGGAAGCGGTCGCAGTCCGAGCTGGGCACGGACTTCCTGCCGGGCATCGCGTCCCTGATGAACGGCGCGTTGTTCCGCGCGTCCACTTTGGACGTCGTCGGCGTGCCGGACCTGCGCCTGTTCTTCCGCGGCGACGAGGTCGAGCTGCACCGGCGGCTGGCCCGCTCGGGGCTGCCGTTCGGCACGTCGCTGAAGACGAAGTACCTGCACCCGGACGGCTCGGACGAGTTCAAGCCGATGCTGGGCGGCAAGTTCCACGCGCAGGACCCGGAGAACGAGGTCAAGCGGTACTACACGTACCGCAACCGCGGATACCTGCTGTCGCAGCCGGGCATGCGGAAGATCGGCGCGCTGGAGATCGTCCGGTTCGGGCTGTACTTCGTGGGCGTGAAGCGGGATCCGAAGGCGTTCCTGCAGTGGCTGAAACTGGTGCGGCAGGGCCGCGCCGAGAAGTTCTACCGATACTGAGAAGGGGCCCCCGGCGGGGGCCCTTCTTCGTGCTATTCGCCGATGACCGGCGGCGCGGTGCGCATGTCGGTGCCGAAGACCTCGTCGGGGTCACCTTCGACCAGGTAGGTCGGCCGCGAGTGTTCGGTGTCCTCGTCGCCTTCGCCCTTCTGGCCGCGGCCGAGGCCACCGCCGGGGCTCATCCCGCCACGACCGGCCGCACCGGCCCCGAGGCCGCCCATACCGCGGCCGGCGGCCGCCTCGGCTGCACCGATCCCGCCCGGCCGGGCCGCCCCGGACGCGGCGCCCGCACCGGTCGCGTTGCCTGCCGCGCCGGAGCCGCCGGGGCCGAACCCGCCGCTGCGGCCACCGCCCCCGCCGCCGACCTTGGAGTTGTAGGCCTCGTCGCCGCCGAAGTTCATCCCGCCCATCGGCATCGGGCTCATCGGAGGCATCCCGGTGAACTGCTGGTTCGAGTTCTGCGACGACGCGACCGGGACCGAGCTGGGCGTGAAGCCGGACGGCGTGGTGGTGCCGGCCGGGACGAACCCGGACCCGGTGGTCGACCCGGGGCCGGAGACGGTGTGCCCGGCAGGCCCGCCGAGCGACCCGGGGGTGTTGCCGGGCACGAAGCCCTGGGCCGTGCCGCCCGGCGTGTTGACCGAGTGCGAGCCCGGCGTGTTCACGCTGGAGGGGTTGTTGATGCCGTTCTTCTCGCCGGTGCCATCGGTGCCATCGCTGCCCCCACCGGTGCTGAAACTGGGCGGCGGCGCGAAGGCGGGCTGCTTGGAGGCGGCCTCGTAGAGGTTCTTGTCGTAGGTCGCCATGACACTGGCGGCCTCGTCGTGCGCGGCCTGGCTGTCCTTCTGCTTCTGGATTGACTTGTCGACGTTGTCGGGCAGGTTGAAGGGGTTCGAGGTGGCCCAGCCCTTGAACTCTTCGGTCCAGCTGAAGGGGATGGGGGCAGGCATGGAGTTCTTCGCCGTGGAGGCGGCCTGGCTCTGCTGGTAGATCGTCTCGGAGGCGAGCTTCGCGTTCTGGGAGTTGGCGTCGGACCACTTGCTCAGGCTGGTGAAGTACTGCTGCGCGTTCTCGGCCGCGCTGCCTTCCCAGCTGCCCTTGGACGCGTTGACGGCGGTGGTCATCGACTGCGCGAACTTGTCGAAGACCTGGTGCACGTCGTGGTAGGCGGTCGAGACCTGGGCCACCTGGTCGACGTCCAGGTTGCTCTGGAGGAACGCCTGCAGCTGGGCGTGGTCGTTGCCCCTGTAGTCGGCGTTCGGTGCATGCAGGCCCTCGACGTATTCGACGTCCCGGCCCTTGGTGGCGTCCTTGACGTTCTCGGCGCCCACCTGCTGCGACCGGTCCTTCGCCTGGGCCCGCGCCATGTAGTCCTGGACCCACCCGAACAGCCAGTTGTCCGGGTCGACGCCCTCTTCGGCCTTCCGCTGCAGGTAGGCGTCCCGATCGGCGGGCGCCATGTCCTGGACTTCCTGCGGCGACTTGTCCGGCGTCTTGGGCGGCGGCGGGCTCTGACGCGTGCTCATCTAACTCCCCTTACGCCTTGGGCAGTTTCGGCTCGACGATCTTCGTCGCCATGTCTTCGGCGATCTGGCAGGCCTTGGCCACGGTCTTGAGACCCGTCGCGTTCACGTCCACCCGCGCCTTGTCCCCCACCCCGAGGGCGACGGTGCAGCCCAGCGGCGCGTCGCTCGACGCCTCCTTGGCCGAGC
Encoded proteins:
- a CDS encoding ABC transporter ATP-binding protein gives rise to the protein MVSIDVQNAYVDFPIFDAKTRSMKKKVLGKVGGKIGTDTKVPIIEALHDVTLNLREGDRVGLVGHNGAGKSTLLRLLAGIYEPTRGSSRIHGKIAPVFDLGVGMDPEISGQENIIIRGLFLGMTAKEMEKRVDDIAEFTELGDYLQMPLRTYSTGMRVRLALGVVTSIDPEILILDEGIGAVDAAFLNKARDRLKDLVKRSGILVFASHSDEFLFELCDSALWMDEGHVKQRGSLRDVLTSYKGRDPFENMSQETLDRFGIEPVATTNGGE
- a CDS encoding N-acetylneuraminate synthase family protein encodes the protein MFMLGEHPVGADHPPLVIAEIGINHEGDPKKAHKMVDDAADAGVQVVKIQTHVVDDEMIPNDVVPGNADEPIWDMMNRVALTAEDEREIKAHAEERGLVFLSTPFSRAAADRLAELGVEGFKIGSGECNNYPLIRHVASFGKPVILSTGMNDIASITPAVEILRAAGVGFALLHCTSLYPTPPEQVRLGAIAELHAAFPDAELGLSDHTTTIYPCLGAVALGASVLERHFTSDMSWPGPDIPVSSTPAEFKQLVEGSRLIHASRGGSKQILAEEQPTIDFAYACVVTTKDVAEGETLTTDNIWVKRPGTGEIKAKDYETLLGRAVTRALPANTQVSWADLG
- the neuC gene encoding UDP-N-acetylglucosamine 2-epimerase — translated: MAETGRREVLFLTGTRADFGKLRDVMLAVQHSSVLSARIVVTGMHMLRSYGYTVREIELAGLQRLHLIPNQIEDEPMALVLANTVQALARLVHEEQPDAIVVHGDRVEALAGAIVGSLANVRVVHIEGGEVSGTIDDVIRHSLSKHAHVHLVANETARRRLLQLGEEEDRIFVVGSPEVDVLTSERLPDLDEVRRHYEIPFTDYGLLALHPVTTERDLNRRNAAAVVDAVLAEGNWVVIDPNNDEGCREIRSELDRLDGPRFVRLPSMRFEYFITLMKNAAVVLGNSSAGVREAPVLGTPSVTVGTRQRNRAMAPSVLSVEPTAEAVAAGIGKARAMGRCEPHTEFGEPGAHRRIIDLLEGEEIWRPSLYKAFVDR
- a CDS encoding glycosyltransferase, encoding MASEIRQLPDGAVVGVVVTRHRRELLADSLKVIATQTRPVDHLVVVDNGPDDSAREVVENYPLPYTYLPSHRNLGGAGGFALGMLHALSLGADWIWLADDDGRPADENVLAILLEEAEKRNLAEISPVVSNIEAPDQLAFPLRRGLTWKRSQSELGTDFLPGIASLMNGALFRASTLDVVGVPDLRLFFRGDEVELHRRLARSGLPFGTSLKTKYLHPDGSDEFKPMLGGKFHAQDPENEVKRYYTYRNRGYLLSQPGMRKIGALEIVRFGLYFVGVKRDPKAFLQWLKLVRQGRAEKFYRY
- a CDS encoding ABC transporter permease, with product MHATSTVQAANSSVATPAPPVSDSKTFSRAFADIKAGFRARELWGHLGWQDIKQRYRRSVIGPFWITISQAVIALGLGLLYSQLFNSPIQVFLPYLSTGFILWGFISGCLAEGMETFIANEGLIKQLPAPLSVYMLRTVWRQTLLLAHNLIVYVVVLVIFFSALDNPYSLGSKDGLCHDGLFCHPGLSWNILLAIPGFVLLALNAGWVTLLLGIISTRFRDIPQVINSLIQLLFYGTPIVWPVDQLMNGGTREGISWVLPIIQANPLYHFMQVVRAPLIGQSFTPGNWIVVGCITVVGWALALVAMRNYRARVSYWV